From Streptomyces sp. HUAS MG91, the proteins below share one genomic window:
- a CDS encoding serine/threonine-protein kinase, whose translation MATADTDLRELVGRVIDGRYLLREWIGGGGFGAVFRSEQYVLGRAVRPIACKVSRRPDLTEQSAGELFADVLVLADAMGAMTDLEARRHLVHVYDAGLARDLGGRAYLVMEYVRGGTLAAEFARMERVPPRLMVKWARQIAVALRGLHRLLPPLLHRDLKPDNVLLGQDRAVRLIDFGLAARMRAAGQVEGVAGTTRYMAPETAGGASLPASDLYSLGLLMYEGLTGRQPYEHLVVPLDLPDRALGEWLVEAKRKAPPVRPSSVEAAVAPELDDVVMRCLELRPGDRFRSADEVIAALDALPRPGSGGRPGVAAPPVRGPADLAKARRAVREGRPAEAVALLRAVLGRGGVPRELLPALLAELAGAHTELGEHAAAATQWAQAYESVRAGARPPDGLSRERLARHAEQAFRAAGNRFQAGHFARLARDGG comes from the coding sequence ATGGCGACGGCTGACACCGACCTGCGCGAGCTCGTCGGCCGCGTGATCGACGGCCGCTATCTGCTGCGCGAGTGGATCGGCGGCGGCGGATTCGGCGCGGTGTTCCGCAGCGAGCAGTACGTCCTGGGCCGCGCCGTGCGCCCGATCGCCTGCAAGGTGTCCCGGCGCCCCGACCTGACCGAGCAGAGCGCGGGCGAGCTCTTCGCCGACGTCCTCGTCCTCGCCGACGCCATGGGCGCCATGACCGACCTGGAGGCCCGCCGCCACCTCGTCCATGTCTACGACGCGGGCCTCGCCCGCGATCTCGGCGGCCGCGCCTACCTCGTCATGGAGTACGTCCGGGGCGGCACCCTCGCCGCCGAGTTCGCCCGGATGGAGCGGGTGCCGCCGCGCCTGATGGTGAAGTGGGCACGGCAGATCGCGGTCGCGCTGCGCGGGCTGCACCGCCTGTTGCCGCCCCTGCTGCACCGCGACCTCAAACCGGACAACGTCCTGCTCGGCCAGGACCGGGCCGTCCGCCTCATCGACTTCGGGCTCGCCGCCCGGATGCGCGCCGCGGGCCAGGTCGAGGGCGTCGCCGGCACCACCCGGTACATGGCGCCGGAAACCGCCGGCGGCGCCAGCCTGCCCGCGTCCGACCTGTACTCGCTCGGCCTGCTGATGTACGAGGGGCTGACCGGACGCCAGCCGTACGAGCATCTGGTCGTCCCCCTCGACCTGCCGGACCGGGCGCTTGGGGAGTGGCTCGTGGAGGCCAAGCGCAAGGCCCCGCCGGTGCGCCCCTCGTCCGTGGAGGCGGCCGTGGCTCCCGAGCTGGACGACGTCGTCATGCGCTGCCTGGAGTTGCGGCCCGGGGACCGGTTCCGCAGCGCCGACGAGGTCATCGCCGCCCTCGACGCCCTGCCCCGGCCCGGATCCGGCGGACGGCCCGGTGTCGCAGCGCCGCCGGTACGGGGCCCGGCCGATCTGGCGAAGGCCCGGCGCGCCGTGCGGGAGGGCCGGCCGGCCGAGGCGGTCGCCCTGCTGCGGGCGGTGCTCGGCCGGGGCGGCGTCCCGCGCGAGTTACTGCCCGCGCTCCTGGCCGAACTGGCGGGGGCGCACACGGAGTTGGGTGAGCATGCCGCGGCCGCCACGCAGTGGGCGCAGGCCTACGAGTCCGTACGGGCAGGGGCGCGCCCACCGGACGGCCTGAGTCGCGAACGGCTCGCACGCCACGCGGAGCAGGCGTTCCGCGCGGCGGGCAACAGGTTCCAGGCCGGGCATTTCGCACGGCTCGCGCGGGACGGGGGGTGA